From a single Nicotiana tomentosiformis chromosome 2, ASM39032v3, whole genome shotgun sequence genomic region:
- the LOC138891411 gene encoding putative disease resistance RPP13-like protein 3 isoform X1: MERGKENEGERDKGEANNLSGNQVSYDQADSILVEPWGGTGGSEWNYMLKCPIKEILIAHGDCIDSIMFRTVTEQGTTIDSPKFGADGCRDKVVIEANPLEYLTGIKGTFGRCGSHLVIKSLCFITNAKNYGPFGSEAGGTPFSLVMREGGAIVGFHGRCGAYLDAIGVYLQKLTPPVSAKEPAVEDTETREVSFSTLRKDTLNVLDFIESLKNEKNQKAVDVDLTEKLKLELDFLLLNLHHLSKYRAEQLSLFMTEYEILQNVCGNIRDFHKLIVNGCVGYEIVEYALPQFQLMGERVGLFLWHNRIGGHSRLFKLAHLFVEIILTQLEVMHICFTNLKASTSAEVGRFIQQLLETSPDILRGYLIHLQDHMVNVITASTSRTRDMHVMIEFLLIVLTDMPKEFIHHDKLFDLLAHVGELIMEVSTLVHDLEENSRNEESTNGKNHATLDLMETIELVKGDLKHIYLKAPDLSQLCFPMSDGSLFMHLLLKHLNDLLNSNSYSIVLIKEEIGRVKEDLEFIRSIFVNIEQNLYKDLWAHVLDLAYEAKDVIDSIIVRDNGLLHLIFSLPFAIEKINLIKKEVSNLLEKIPKNTSLIVVNSPNKPVESTSSSAEQIIVGFEEETDWIIRNLTGGPKMLDVILITGMPGSGKTTLAYKVYNDKSVSNHFDIRAWCTVDQKYDEKKLLENIFNQVTSSALKFSDNIDVADELRKQLFGKRYLIVLDDLWDNTTWDELTRPFPEVDKGSRIILTTREKKVALHAQRRSNPLDLRLLRPEECLELIQKRVFGKESFPDELLDVGKRIVQNCKGLPLVVDLIAGVIAGKEKKKPVWLEVLNSLNSFIFQNEVEVMKVIELSYDHLPDHLKPCLIHLACYPKDAEIRVDHLKILWPAEGYLRQIEMKSVEEVVEVYLDNLISSSLVISFNEIGKYQTCRIHDLVHDFCSIKAREEKLFDFISSNAPSSSSSDLMPRHMTIIYNKEHFRHNNFVLFDSKKKRYSGKHLYSLEIYGHEMDNRLYDICHLRHLRLLRVLILYVSFIKVNDSLLNEICTLVHLRYLNIRTEVKSLPSSFSNLLNLETLWVNNDGPPLVLLPTIWNLVKLRVLVIYNCSFFNLDTDEPILIAEDSKLENVRLVLGLKLSYSKDTEDIFKRFPNLQELRFNLKESWDCSTERYWFPKLNFLNELEKVIVTSESSNTNDSAPSVATNRLWDFHFPSSLKILCLRKFPLTSDSLSTIARLPNLEVLNLENAIIEGGEWNMGEDDTFQNLKCLTLQLVTLAKWEVREESFPVLEKLQLWDCRKLEEIPPSFGDIYSLKIIELWRSPQLEESALKIKQYIEDMTGEDKLQVCYLQVPSES, translated from the exons ATggaaagaggaaaagaaaatgaAGGAGAAAGAGACAAAGGGGAAGCAAACAACTTATCG GGAAATCAAGTGAGTTACGATCAAGCGGACTCGATATTGGTGGAGCCATGGGGAGGCACTGGTGGATCAGAATGGAATTACATGCTGAAATGTCCCATTAAAGAAATATTGATTGCTCATGGAGATTGTATAGACTCCATCATGTTCAGAACCGTTACTGAACAAGGTACTACCATAGACTCACCAAAGTTTGGTGCGGATGGATGTAGAGACAAG GTTGTTATTGAGGCAAATCCATTGGAATATTTAACAGGCATCAAGGGGACATTTGGACGTTGCGGTAGCCATTTGGTTATAAAATCTCTATGTTTTATAACTAATGCAAAGAATTATGGACCATTTGGGTCTGAGGCTGGTGGAACTCCATTTTCACTTGTGATGAGAGAAGGTGGAGCTATTGTGGGATTTCACGGGCGTTGTGGAGCGTACCTTGATGCTATTGGTGTTTATTTGCAGAAACTTACTCCTCCTGTTTCAGCAAAGGAACCTGCGGTTGAAGACACTGAAACCCGTGAA GTGTCATTTTCTACCCTTCGCAAGGACACTCTCAATGTTCTCGATTTCATAGAGAGCTTAAAGaatgaaaaaaatcaaaaagctGTTGACGTGGATCTAACTGAAAAGCTGAAATTGGAGCTGGACTTCCTCCTCCTGAATCTCCATCATCTTTCCAAGTATCGTGCTGAACAACTTTCTCTATTCATGACCGAATATGAGATTCTTCAGAATGTATGTGGCAACATAAGAGATTTCCACAAGTTGATAGTGAATGGTTGCGTTGGGTATGAGATTGTTGAATATGCCTTACCTCAGTTTCAACTAATGGGTGAGAGAGTAGGACTCTTCCTATGGCATAATCGAATTGGTGGACACTCTCGACtcttcaagctagcacatctatTCGTGGAGATTATTCTAACTCAGTTGGAGGTTATGCACATATGTTTTACAAATTTGAAAGCTTCAACGTCAGCAGAAGTTGGACGCTTCATTCAGCAGCTCTTAGAAACCTCTCCAGACATTCTTAGAGGATATCTGATTCATCTACAAGACCACATGGTAAATGTTATTACTGCTAGCACTTCAAGGACTCGAGACATGCATGTCATGATAGAGTTCCTATTAATCGTTCTTACCGATATGCCGAAGGAGTTTATTCATCATGATAAATTATTTGATCTCTTGGCACATGTTGGAGAACTTATCATGGAGGTATCAACTCTTGTTCACGACTTAGAAGAGAATTCAAGAAATGAAGAGAGTACCAATGGAAAAAACCATGCAACCTTGGACTTGATGGAAACTATTGAACTCGTGAAAGGAGATCTCAAACATATTTACTTAAAAGCCCCAGACTTGtctcaactctgcttccccatgAGTGATGGATCCCTCTTCATGCATCTTCTCCTTAAACACTTAAATGATTTGCTCAATTCCAATTCTTATTCAATTGTTTTGATAAAGGAAGAAATTGGACGGGTGAAAGAAGATCTAGAATTCATAAGATCTATCTTCGTGAATATTGAACAAAATTTGTATAAAGATCTCTGGGCACATGTTTTAGATTTGGCATATGAGGCAAAAGATGTCATTGATTCAATTATTGTACGAGATAATGGTCTCTTACATCTTATTTTCTCACTTCCCTTTGCCATAGAAAAGATCAATCTTATCAAAAAAGAAGTCTCCAATTTACTTGAAAAAATTCCCAAGAACACGAGCCTCATTGTTGTAAACTCTCCCAACAAGCCAGTTGAAAGCACGTCATCATCAGCTGAGCAAATAATCGTAGGTTTTGAAGAGGAGACAGACTGGATAATTAGGAATCTCACTGGTGGACCAAAAATGCTAGATGTCATTTTGATCACTGGCATGCCGGGTTCGGGTAAAACTACTTTGGCGTACAAAGTGTATAATGATAAGTCAGTTTCTAACCATTTTGACATCCGTGCATGGTGTACAGTCGATCAAAAATATGATGAGAAGAAGTTGTTAGAGAACATTTTTAATCAAGTTACTAGCTCAGCTTTAAAATTCAGTGATAATATTGATGTTGCTGATGAGCTACGGAAACAACTATTTGGGAAGAGGTACCTTATTGTCTTAGATGACTTGTGGGATAATACAACATGGGATGAGTTGACAAGACCTTTTCCTGAAGTTGATAAAGGAAGTAGAATTATTTTGACGACTCGAGAAAAGAAAGTGGCTTTGCATGCACAACGCCGCAGTAATCCTCTCGACCTTCGGTTGCTAAGACCAGAAGAATGTTTGGAGTTAATACAGAAAAGGGTCTTTGGAAAAGAAAGTTTCCCTGATGAACTATTGGATGTTGGTAAAAGAATAGTCCAAAACTGTAAAGGGCTTCCTTTGGTGGTTGATCTGATCGCTGGAGTCATTGCTgggaaggaaaagaaaaagccTGTTTGGCTTGAAGTTCTAAATAGTTTGAATTCCTTTATTTTCCAGAATGAAGTGGAAGTGATGAAGGTTATAGAattaagttatgaccatttaccAGATCACCTAAAGCCGTGCTTGATTCACCTTGCATGTTATCCGAAGGACGCAGAAATTCGAGTCGATcatttgaaaattttatggccTGCCGAAGGATATTTGAGACAGATAGAGATGAAGAGTGTTGAAGAAGTGGTGGAGGTTTATTTGGATAATTTAATTTCCAGTAGCTTGGTTATTTCTTTCAATGAAATAGGTAAGTACCAGACTTGCCGAATTCATGATCTTGTGCATGACTTTTGTTCCATAAAAGCAAGAGAGGAAAAGTTGTTTGACTTCATAAGTTCAAATGctccatcatcatcttcttcagatTTGATGCCACGTCACATGACAATTATATATAATAAGGAGCACTTTAGACATAACAATTTTGTCTTGTTCGATTCAAAAAAGAAAAGGTATTCTGGTAAACACCTCTATTCTTTGGAGATATATGGACATGAGATGGACAACCGTCTTTATGATATATGTCACCTAAGACACTTGAGGCTTCTTAGAGTGTTGATACTGTACGTCTCTTTTATCAAGGTGAATGATTCTTTGCTGAATGAAATATGTACATTGGTTCATTTGAGGTACCTAAACATTCGGACAGAAGTTAAATCTCTCCCTTCGTCTTTTTCAAATCTCTTGAATCTGGAAACTCTGTGGGTGAATAACGATGGACCGCCGTTGGTACTACTACCGACAATTTGGAATCTTGTAAAGTTGCGAGTGCTGGTGATATATAATTGTTCTTTCTTTAATTTGGATACAGATGAACCAATATTGATAGCAGAGGACTCAAAGTTAGAGAACGTGAGATTAGTACTGGGACTCAAGCTTTCCTATTCGAAAGACACAGAGGATATCTTCAAAAGATTTCCCAATCTTCAAGAGCTTCGTTTTAATCTCAAGGAATCATGGGATTGTTCAACAGAAAGATATTGGTTCCCAAAATTGAACTTCCTAAATGAACTAGAAAAGGTCATAGTAACTTCTGAAAGTTCAAATACAAATGATAGTGCGCCCTCTGTAGCGACAAATCGGCTGTGGGATTTTCACTTCCCTTCGAGTTTGAAAATATTGTGTTTGCGTAAGTTTCCTTTGACATCCGATTCACTATCAACAATAGCAAGACTGCCCAACCTTGAAGTGCTGAACCTTGAAAACGCAATCATCGAGGGGGGAGAATGGAACATGGGGGAGGATGACACCTTCCAGAATCTCAAATGTTTGACATTGCAGCTAGTGACTCTTGCTAAGTGGGAGGTCAGAGAGGAATCCTTTCCTGTGCTTGAGAAATTACAATTGTGGGACTGTCGTAAGCTTGAGGAGATTCCGCCTAGTTTCGGGGATATTTATTCATTAAAAATTATCGAACTGTGGAGGAGCCCTCAACTTGAAGAATCTGCTCTGAAGATTAAGCAATATATTGAAGATATGACGGGAGAAGACAAGCTTCAGGTCTGTTATTTACAGGTCCCTAGTGAGTCTTGA
- the LOC138891411 gene encoding putative disease resistance RPP13-like protein 3 isoform X3 — protein sequence MGNQVSYDQADSILVEPWGGTGGSEWNYMLKCPIKEILIAHGDCIDSIMFRTVTEQGTTIDSPKFGADGCRDKVVIEANPLEYLTGIKGTFGRCGSHLVIKSLCFITNAKNYGPFGSEAGGTPFSLVMREGGAIVGFHGRCGAYLDAIGVYLQKLTPPVSAKEPAVEDTETREVSFSTLRKDTLNVLDFIESLKNEKNQKAVDVDLTEKLKLELDFLLLNLHHLSKYRAEQLSLFMTEYEILQNVCGNIRDFHKLIVNGCVGYEIVEYALPQFQLMGERVGLFLWHNRIGGHSRLFKLAHLFVEIILTQLEVMHICFTNLKASTSAEVGRFIQQLLETSPDILRGYLIHLQDHMVNVITASTSRTRDMHVMIEFLLIVLTDMPKEFIHHDKLFDLLAHVGELIMEVSTLVHDLEENSRNEESTNGKNHATLDLMETIELVKGDLKHIYLKAPDLSQLCFPMSDGSLFMHLLLKHLNDLLNSNSYSIVLIKEEIGRVKEDLEFIRSIFVNIEQNLYKDLWAHVLDLAYEAKDVIDSIIVRDNGLLHLIFSLPFAIEKINLIKKEVSNLLEKIPKNTSLIVVNSPNKPVESTSSSAEQIIVGFEEETDWIIRNLTGGPKMLDVILITGMPGSGKTTLAYKVYNDKSVSNHFDIRAWCTVDQKYDEKKLLENIFNQVTSSALKFSDNIDVADELRKQLFGKRYLIVLDDLWDNTTWDELTRPFPEVDKGSRIILTTREKKVALHAQRRSNPLDLRLLRPEECLELIQKRVFGKESFPDELLDVGKRIVQNCKGLPLVVDLIAGVIAGKEKKKPVWLEVLNSLNSFIFQNEVEVMKVIELSYDHLPDHLKPCLIHLACYPKDAEIRVDHLKILWPAEGYLRQIEMKSVEEVVEVYLDNLISSSLVISFNEIGKYQTCRIHDLVHDFCSIKAREEKLFDFISSNAPSSSSSDLMPRHMTIIYNKEHFRHNNFVLFDSKKKRYSGKHLYSLEIYGHEMDNRLYDICHLRHLRLLRVLILYVSFIKVNDSLLNEICTLVHLRYLNIRTEVKSLPSSFSNLLNLETLWVNNDGPPLVLLPTIWNLVKLRVLVIYNCSFFNLDTDEPILIAEDSKLENVRLVLGLKLSYSKDTEDIFKRFPNLQELRFNLKESWDCSTERYWFPKLNFLNELEKVIVTSESSNTNDSAPSVATNRLWDFHFPSSLKILCLRKFPLTSDSLSTIARLPNLEVLNLENAIIEGGEWNMGEDDTFQNLKCLTLQLVTLAKWEVREESFPVLEKLQLWDCRKLEEIPPSFGDIYSLKIIELWRSPQLEESALKIKQYIEDMTGEDKLQVCYLQVPSES from the exons ATG GGAAATCAAGTGAGTTACGATCAAGCGGACTCGATATTGGTGGAGCCATGGGGAGGCACTGGTGGATCAGAATGGAATTACATGCTGAAATGTCCCATTAAAGAAATATTGATTGCTCATGGAGATTGTATAGACTCCATCATGTTCAGAACCGTTACTGAACAAGGTACTACCATAGACTCACCAAAGTTTGGTGCGGATGGATGTAGAGACAAG GTTGTTATTGAGGCAAATCCATTGGAATATTTAACAGGCATCAAGGGGACATTTGGACGTTGCGGTAGCCATTTGGTTATAAAATCTCTATGTTTTATAACTAATGCAAAGAATTATGGACCATTTGGGTCTGAGGCTGGTGGAACTCCATTTTCACTTGTGATGAGAGAAGGTGGAGCTATTGTGGGATTTCACGGGCGTTGTGGAGCGTACCTTGATGCTATTGGTGTTTATTTGCAGAAACTTACTCCTCCTGTTTCAGCAAAGGAACCTGCGGTTGAAGACACTGAAACCCGTGAA GTGTCATTTTCTACCCTTCGCAAGGACACTCTCAATGTTCTCGATTTCATAGAGAGCTTAAAGaatgaaaaaaatcaaaaagctGTTGACGTGGATCTAACTGAAAAGCTGAAATTGGAGCTGGACTTCCTCCTCCTGAATCTCCATCATCTTTCCAAGTATCGTGCTGAACAACTTTCTCTATTCATGACCGAATATGAGATTCTTCAGAATGTATGTGGCAACATAAGAGATTTCCACAAGTTGATAGTGAATGGTTGCGTTGGGTATGAGATTGTTGAATATGCCTTACCTCAGTTTCAACTAATGGGTGAGAGAGTAGGACTCTTCCTATGGCATAATCGAATTGGTGGACACTCTCGACtcttcaagctagcacatctatTCGTGGAGATTATTCTAACTCAGTTGGAGGTTATGCACATATGTTTTACAAATTTGAAAGCTTCAACGTCAGCAGAAGTTGGACGCTTCATTCAGCAGCTCTTAGAAACCTCTCCAGACATTCTTAGAGGATATCTGATTCATCTACAAGACCACATGGTAAATGTTATTACTGCTAGCACTTCAAGGACTCGAGACATGCATGTCATGATAGAGTTCCTATTAATCGTTCTTACCGATATGCCGAAGGAGTTTATTCATCATGATAAATTATTTGATCTCTTGGCACATGTTGGAGAACTTATCATGGAGGTATCAACTCTTGTTCACGACTTAGAAGAGAATTCAAGAAATGAAGAGAGTACCAATGGAAAAAACCATGCAACCTTGGACTTGATGGAAACTATTGAACTCGTGAAAGGAGATCTCAAACATATTTACTTAAAAGCCCCAGACTTGtctcaactctgcttccccatgAGTGATGGATCCCTCTTCATGCATCTTCTCCTTAAACACTTAAATGATTTGCTCAATTCCAATTCTTATTCAATTGTTTTGATAAAGGAAGAAATTGGACGGGTGAAAGAAGATCTAGAATTCATAAGATCTATCTTCGTGAATATTGAACAAAATTTGTATAAAGATCTCTGGGCACATGTTTTAGATTTGGCATATGAGGCAAAAGATGTCATTGATTCAATTATTGTACGAGATAATGGTCTCTTACATCTTATTTTCTCACTTCCCTTTGCCATAGAAAAGATCAATCTTATCAAAAAAGAAGTCTCCAATTTACTTGAAAAAATTCCCAAGAACACGAGCCTCATTGTTGTAAACTCTCCCAACAAGCCAGTTGAAAGCACGTCATCATCAGCTGAGCAAATAATCGTAGGTTTTGAAGAGGAGACAGACTGGATAATTAGGAATCTCACTGGTGGACCAAAAATGCTAGATGTCATTTTGATCACTGGCATGCCGGGTTCGGGTAAAACTACTTTGGCGTACAAAGTGTATAATGATAAGTCAGTTTCTAACCATTTTGACATCCGTGCATGGTGTACAGTCGATCAAAAATATGATGAGAAGAAGTTGTTAGAGAACATTTTTAATCAAGTTACTAGCTCAGCTTTAAAATTCAGTGATAATATTGATGTTGCTGATGAGCTACGGAAACAACTATTTGGGAAGAGGTACCTTATTGTCTTAGATGACTTGTGGGATAATACAACATGGGATGAGTTGACAAGACCTTTTCCTGAAGTTGATAAAGGAAGTAGAATTATTTTGACGACTCGAGAAAAGAAAGTGGCTTTGCATGCACAACGCCGCAGTAATCCTCTCGACCTTCGGTTGCTAAGACCAGAAGAATGTTTGGAGTTAATACAGAAAAGGGTCTTTGGAAAAGAAAGTTTCCCTGATGAACTATTGGATGTTGGTAAAAGAATAGTCCAAAACTGTAAAGGGCTTCCTTTGGTGGTTGATCTGATCGCTGGAGTCATTGCTgggaaggaaaagaaaaagccTGTTTGGCTTGAAGTTCTAAATAGTTTGAATTCCTTTATTTTCCAGAATGAAGTGGAAGTGATGAAGGTTATAGAattaagttatgaccatttaccAGATCACCTAAAGCCGTGCTTGATTCACCTTGCATGTTATCCGAAGGACGCAGAAATTCGAGTCGATcatttgaaaattttatggccTGCCGAAGGATATTTGAGACAGATAGAGATGAAGAGTGTTGAAGAAGTGGTGGAGGTTTATTTGGATAATTTAATTTCCAGTAGCTTGGTTATTTCTTTCAATGAAATAGGTAAGTACCAGACTTGCCGAATTCATGATCTTGTGCATGACTTTTGTTCCATAAAAGCAAGAGAGGAAAAGTTGTTTGACTTCATAAGTTCAAATGctccatcatcatcttcttcagatTTGATGCCACGTCACATGACAATTATATATAATAAGGAGCACTTTAGACATAACAATTTTGTCTTGTTCGATTCAAAAAAGAAAAGGTATTCTGGTAAACACCTCTATTCTTTGGAGATATATGGACATGAGATGGACAACCGTCTTTATGATATATGTCACCTAAGACACTTGAGGCTTCTTAGAGTGTTGATACTGTACGTCTCTTTTATCAAGGTGAATGATTCTTTGCTGAATGAAATATGTACATTGGTTCATTTGAGGTACCTAAACATTCGGACAGAAGTTAAATCTCTCCCTTCGTCTTTTTCAAATCTCTTGAATCTGGAAACTCTGTGGGTGAATAACGATGGACCGCCGTTGGTACTACTACCGACAATTTGGAATCTTGTAAAGTTGCGAGTGCTGGTGATATATAATTGTTCTTTCTTTAATTTGGATACAGATGAACCAATATTGATAGCAGAGGACTCAAAGTTAGAGAACGTGAGATTAGTACTGGGACTCAAGCTTTCCTATTCGAAAGACACAGAGGATATCTTCAAAAGATTTCCCAATCTTCAAGAGCTTCGTTTTAATCTCAAGGAATCATGGGATTGTTCAACAGAAAGATATTGGTTCCCAAAATTGAACTTCCTAAATGAACTAGAAAAGGTCATAGTAACTTCTGAAAGTTCAAATACAAATGATAGTGCGCCCTCTGTAGCGACAAATCGGCTGTGGGATTTTCACTTCCCTTCGAGTTTGAAAATATTGTGTTTGCGTAAGTTTCCTTTGACATCCGATTCACTATCAACAATAGCAAGACTGCCCAACCTTGAAGTGCTGAACCTTGAAAACGCAATCATCGAGGGGGGAGAATGGAACATGGGGGAGGATGACACCTTCCAGAATCTCAAATGTTTGACATTGCAGCTAGTGACTCTTGCTAAGTGGGAGGTCAGAGAGGAATCCTTTCCTGTGCTTGAGAAATTACAATTGTGGGACTGTCGTAAGCTTGAGGAGATTCCGCCTAGTTTCGGGGATATTTATTCATTAAAAATTATCGAACTGTGGAGGAGCCCTCAACTTGAAGAATCTGCTCTGAAGATTAAGCAATATATTGAAGATATGACGGGAGAAGACAAGCTTCAGGTCTGTTATTTACAGGTCCCTAGTGAGTCTTGA